The genomic DNA TTATTAGAGAAATTAAATCAAAAGAGAATAAAATTTTATCCCGTTTTTATATATTTAATTTCTCGAGTAGTAAATAATCATAAAGAATTTCGAACATGTTATAACGATGAAGGAGTTTTAGGCTATTGGGAGGAAATGATACCGAGTTATACAATCTTTCATAAAGATGATAAGTCTTTTTCAAGTATATGGACGGATTATTCTAGTGAATTCCACATTTTCTATAAAAATTATGAAGAAGATATGAGATGCTATGCTAGTGTTCATGGTCTCTTCACAAAAGAAAATGTTCCGCCTAATGTATTTCCGATTTCTAGCATACCTTGGACTAGTTTTACTGGATTTAATCTTAATATTAATAATGATGCTGATTTTCTATTACCAATTATAACTTGTGGGAAATATTTTAATGAAGAAAATAAGTTTATGCTACCAGTTTCATTACAATTCCATCATTCGGTTTGTGATGGATATCATGCGAGTCGGTTTATAGAAGATTTACAGGAGTTAAGTAATAGTTGCAACGAGTGGCTTAAGTAATATTTAATTTTTAATTATGTAAAATTGAAAATGAATAAAAGAAGAGAACATGTTTTTATTACATGGTCTCTTTTTTATACATGAATACTAAGTCACAGTGGAAAATATAGGTTTATTTGTAGTTTAATAGTAAAGAGAGTTGTTAATCTTAACTTTCTTAATATTATAACTATATCGTTCGCAAAAATTATTATCTTGTAACGATGAAGGGGAAAATAAAATGAAAATAATATCTATAGAAAAAGCTACAATTTTAGATGCTGAAAAGTTAACAGAAATAATGAAAAAAACATTTGATGAAGAAGCGGAAAAATGGCTTGGCGGCCAAAATGATGTAATTGAGTATAACATTCAACCACCAGGATATTCTTCAGTTGAAATGATGAAATATTCAATTGAAGAATTGGATTCTTTCAAAGTAATAATGGATCAAAAAATAATCGGGGGAATTATAGTTACGATTTCTGGTAAGTCATACGGTCGAATTGATCGTATTTTTGTAGATCCTGTTTATCAAGGAAAAGGAATTGGATCACATGTTATTAAATTAATAGAAGAGGAATATCAAAGCATAAAGATTTGGGATCTCGAAACATCTAGTAGACAAATTAATAATCATCATTTTTATAAAAAAATGGGCTATGAAATAATTTTTAAATCTGAAGATGAGTATTGTTATGTAAAAAGAATACATGTAGGTTCAGTTGAAGAGAACCTAATTAAAAATAAAGATATGAAAACAGGGCAATACGAAAACTGTAATTTGGTTAATACAGAATATTATCAAGTGAATTTGAAAAATAGTGCATTTGTTGGTAGTAATATAAT from Bacillus basilensis includes the following:
- the catA gene encoding type A chloramphenicol O-acetyltransferase encodes the protein MKFHVIDRGNWNRKQYFDHYLKLKCTFSMTVNVDITMLLEKLNQKRIKFYPVFIYLISRVVNNHKEFRTCYNDEGVLGYWEEMIPSYTIFHKDDKSFSSIWTDYSSEFHIFYKNYEEDMRCYASVHGLFTKENVPPNVFPISSIPWTSFTGFNLNINNDADFLLPIITCGKYFNEENKFMLPVSLQFHHSVCDGYHASRFIEDLQELSNSCNEWLK
- a CDS encoding GNAT family N-acetyltransferase, which encodes MKIISIEKATILDAEKLTEIMKKTFDEEAEKWLGGQNDVIEYNIQPPGYSSVEMMKYSIEELDSFKVIMDQKIIGGIIVTISGKSYGRIDRIFVDPVYQGKGIGSHVIKLIEEEYQSIKIWDLETSSRQINNHHFYKKMGYEIIFKSEDEYCYVKRIHVGSVEENLIKNKDMKTGQYENCNLVNTEYYQVNLKNSAFVGSNIMHMNMSNCNVSQSKFRNINFRNSSYADLNLSGSKFNLVTLGGVQFKNTSLGDEKEPILFDNCDLEGSTIHNSNLKNIEIENCDITGMKINGIQIEKLLELYNKVKS